In Oryzihumus leptocrescens, the following are encoded in one genomic region:
- the panB gene encoding 3-methyl-2-oxobutanoate hydroxymethyltransferase has product MSEQAPYGTGPGTSGDPAPGATALKRIRIPHLQAMKERGERWAMLTAYDQYAAEIFDAAGIPVLLVGDSAGNNVYGYETTLPVTVDELIPLVRAVARAARHSLVVADLPFGSYQGSPQQALETATRFMKEGLAHAVKLEGGKHVVPAVELLTQAGIPVMAHVGFTPQSEHALGGYRVQGRGDSADTLVQDACELEKAGAFSIVMEMVPAEVAARVTEVLHIPTIGIGAGAECDAQVLVWQDMAGLRGGKAPRFVKRYADLRTVLSDAARAYADDVAKGTFPDAEHSFQH; this is encoded by the coding sequence ATGAGCGAGCAAGCCCCCTACGGCACCGGCCCCGGCACCTCCGGCGACCCGGCCCCGGGCGCGACCGCCCTCAAGCGCATCCGCATCCCGCACCTGCAGGCGATGAAGGAGCGCGGCGAGCGCTGGGCGATGCTCACGGCCTACGACCAGTACGCCGCGGAGATCTTCGACGCGGCCGGCATCCCCGTGCTGTTGGTCGGCGACTCCGCCGGCAACAACGTCTACGGCTACGAGACGACGCTGCCGGTCACGGTGGACGAGCTCATCCCGCTGGTGCGCGCGGTCGCCCGTGCCGCCCGGCACTCCCTCGTCGTGGCCGACCTGCCCTTCGGGTCCTACCAGGGCAGCCCCCAGCAGGCACTGGAGACCGCGACCCGGTTCATGAAGGAGGGGCTGGCCCACGCGGTCAAGCTCGAGGGCGGCAAGCACGTCGTGCCGGCCGTCGAGCTGCTCACCCAGGCCGGCATCCCGGTCATGGCCCACGTCGGGTTCACCCCGCAGAGCGAGCACGCCCTCGGCGGCTACCGGGTCCAGGGCCGTGGCGACAGCGCCGACACCCTGGTGCAGGACGCCTGCGAGCTGGAGAAGGCCGGCGCCTTCTCGATCGTCATGGAGATGGTGCCCGCCGAGGTGGCCGCGCGGGTGACCGAGGTGCTGCACATCCCCACCATCGGCATCGGCGCCGGCGCCGAGTGCGACGCGCAGGTTCTGGTGTGGCAGGACATGGCCGGACTGCGGGGTGGCAAGGCGCCGCGTTTCGTCAAGCGCTACGCCGACCTGCGCACGGTGCTCAGCGACGCCGCCCGCGCCTACGCGGACGACGTCGCCAAGGGCACCTTCCCGGATGCGGAGCACTCATTCCAGCACTGA
- a CDS encoding immune inhibitor A domain-containing protein yields the protein MAVAAVAMATVQAPAQAIPAQADPEPQSSTHQQDNLSSPMGEKQQTLREEAVKQLVKGEATVETRNGHRVIRVPKGKHGKKDKFVQYDVNREESIFTVLTDFGTQVSPTYGGTAGPVHNTIPSPDRVWDGNSTDDNSTYWSKDFNRQHYLDMMFGDTNSFKDFYTKQSNGRFLAKGDVSDWVQVPYNEARYGGKNNADGYWNYIKDTAQAWYADQVKQGKTPDQIKAYLSQFDKIDRYDYDGDGNFNEPDGYIDHFQAIHAGEGEEAGGGAQGTDAIWSHRWYAFSNNAGKTGPSGNLLGGVPLGDSGIWIGDYTTEPENGGLGVFAHEFGHDLGLPDLYDTAGGDNGTGFWTIMSGGSWLNDGTDSIGTKPGYEAAWEKLQLGWLDYQKVDYGKNTKVKLGPSDRDGKTTPQAILVNLPDKNVHTAYNTPHSGATEWWGGSADNLNTTLTRTIDLTSATTASLSTAAWYDIEEGYDFLYGEVSTDGGATWADAGAPVTGTSADWTSLSYDLSKWAGQKIQFRFRYATDGGVHQKGPFLDDVVVSANGLPVLTDDVENGDNGWTANGFTRMGGSTDASVPQFYLAENRTYQGYDATLKTGPYNFGYGNTRPDWVERFPYQNGLLVSYVDGEFEDNNTSVHPGHGQVLQVDARPDPVRFADGVKLGNRRQPWDATFGQEATDEVTFHRKGVPVTIKPQAAMPTFDDSDPMRYWSADNPWSSVQVAGTGTRMTVADTSSNGDDMTVWVTFAK from the coding sequence GTGGCTGTCGCCGCCGTCGCCATGGCCACCGTGCAGGCACCCGCGCAGGCGATCCCGGCGCAGGCCGACCCCGAGCCGCAGAGCTCGACCCACCAGCAGGACAACCTCAGCAGCCCCATGGGGGAGAAGCAGCAGACGCTGCGCGAGGAGGCGGTCAAGCAGCTCGTCAAGGGCGAGGCGACCGTCGAGACCCGCAACGGCCACCGGGTCATCCGGGTGCCCAAGGGCAAGCACGGCAAGAAGGACAAGTTCGTCCAGTACGACGTCAACCGTGAGGAGTCGATCTTCACGGTGCTGACCGACTTCGGCACGCAGGTCAGCCCGACCTACGGCGGGACGGCCGGCCCGGTGCACAACACCATCCCCTCGCCCGACCGGGTGTGGGACGGCAACAGCACCGACGACAACTCGACGTACTGGTCCAAGGACTTCAACCGCCAGCACTACCTGGACATGATGTTCGGGGACACGAACTCCTTCAAGGACTTCTACACCAAGCAGTCCAACGGCCGGTTCCTCGCCAAGGGCGACGTCAGCGACTGGGTCCAGGTCCCCTACAACGAGGCCCGCTACGGCGGCAAGAACAACGCCGACGGCTACTGGAACTACATCAAGGACACCGCGCAGGCGTGGTACGCCGACCAGGTCAAGCAGGGCAAGACCCCCGACCAGATCAAGGCGTACCTGAGCCAGTTCGACAAGATCGACCGGTACGACTACGACGGCGACGGCAACTTCAACGAGCCCGACGGCTACATCGACCACTTCCAGGCGATCCACGCCGGTGAGGGCGAGGAGGCCGGCGGCGGGGCCCAGGGCACCGACGCCATCTGGTCGCACCGCTGGTACGCGTTCTCCAACAACGCCGGCAAGACCGGCCCGTCCGGCAACCTGCTCGGCGGTGTGCCGCTGGGTGACTCCGGCATCTGGATCGGCGACTACACCACGGAGCCGGAGAACGGCGGCCTCGGTGTCTTCGCCCACGAGTTCGGCCACGACCTCGGCCTGCCGGACCTCTACGACACCGCCGGCGGTGACAACGGCACCGGCTTCTGGACCATCATGAGCGGCGGCTCGTGGCTCAACGACGGCACCGACTCGATCGGCACCAAGCCGGGCTACGAGGCGGCGTGGGAGAAGCTGCAGCTCGGCTGGCTGGACTACCAGAAGGTCGACTACGGCAAGAACACCAAGGTCAAGCTCGGCCCGTCCGACCGTGACGGCAAGACGACGCCGCAGGCGATCCTGGTCAACCTGCCGGACAAGAACGTCCACACCGCCTACAACACGCCGCACTCGGGTGCGACCGAGTGGTGGGGTGGCTCGGCGGACAACCTCAACACCACGCTGACCCGCACCATCGACCTGACCTCCGCGACGACCGCGTCGCTGAGCACGGCCGCGTGGTACGACATCGAGGAGGGCTACGACTTCCTCTACGGCGAGGTGTCCACCGACGGCGGCGCCACCTGGGCCGACGCCGGCGCGCCGGTCACCGGCACCAGCGCCGACTGGACCTCGCTGAGCTATGACCTCTCGAAGTGGGCGGGCCAGAAGATCCAGTTCCGCTTCCGCTACGCCACCGACGGCGGCGTGCACCAGAAGGGCCCGTTCCTGGACGACGTCGTCGTCTCCGCGAACGGCCTGCCGGTGCTCACCGACGACGTGGAGAACGGCGACAACGGCTGGACCGCCAACGGGTTCACCCGCATGGGTGGCTCCACCGACGCCAGCGTCCCGCAGTTCTACCTCGCGGAGAACCGCACCTACCAGGGCTACGACGCCACGCTGAAGACGGGTCCGTACAACTTCGGCTACGGCAACACCCGCCCCGACTGGGTCGAGCGCTTCCCCTACCAGAACGGCCTGCTCGTCAGCTACGTCGACGGTGAGTTCGAGGACAACAACACCTCGGTGCACCCCGGCCACGGCCAGGTGCTGCAGGTCGACGCCCGACCCGACCCGGTCCGGTTCGCCGACGGCGTCAAGCTGGGCAACCGGCGCCAGCCGTGGGACGCCACCTTCGGCCAGGAGGCGACCGACGAGGTCACGTTCCACCGCAAGGGCGTCCCAGTGACGATCAAGCCGCAGGCGGCGATGCCGACCTTCGACGACTCCGACCCGATGCGCTACTGGTCCGCGGACAACCCGTGGAGCTCGGTGCAGGTGGCCGGCACGGGCACCCGCATGACGGTGGCCGACACCAGCAGCAACGGTGACGACATGACCGTCTGGGTGACCTTCGCGAAGTAG
- a CDS encoding NAD+ synthase: protein MAQMRLALAQVNATVGDLPGNTRAVRDWTARARTEGAHLVAFPEMMVTGYPVEDLALRRSFVDASRAAVEQLARDLAADGLGDLPVVVGYLDRVPEGYSDSDPGRDLPQNCAAVLHQGQVRARYAKHHLPNYGVFDEARIFAPGRDLTVVRVGDIDVAIAICEDLWQEGGPVSLTRDAGAELLLVINGSPYEQDKDDTRLELASRRAAQAGCTLAYLNLVGGQDDLVFDGDSVVVSATGQVLARGRQFEEQLLVVDLDLEESTVDPLAGLPAGVQHVVLSETPVEPYEPAPVSLPPRLDPVGEVYHALTLGLRDYVRKNGFRSVLLGVSGGIDSTLVATIAADAIGGENVVGVSNPSKYSSQHSRDDAAELAANLGLDYRVIPIEPMVSAFLDNVKLSGVAEENLQARVRALVWMGLSNQEGHLVLANSNKSELSVGYSTIYGDSVGGFAPIKDVPKTLVWELARWRNAEALRRGEKPPIPENTITKAPSAELRPGQVDQDSLPPYDLLDAILDRYVEGAEGRAQLIADGYPTEVVDKVVSLVDRAEWKRRQFAPGTKITALAFGRDRRLPITSRWREQDS, encoded by the coding sequence ATGGCGCAGATGCGACTGGCCCTGGCCCAGGTCAATGCCACCGTGGGGGACCTCCCCGGCAACACGCGGGCGGTGCGGGACTGGACCGCGAGGGCCCGCACGGAGGGCGCGCACCTGGTCGCCTTCCCCGAGATGATGGTGACCGGCTACCCGGTGGAGGACCTCGCCCTGCGGCGCTCGTTCGTCGACGCCTCGCGGGCTGCCGTCGAGCAGCTGGCCCGCGACCTCGCCGCCGACGGGCTGGGCGACCTGCCGGTCGTGGTCGGCTACCTGGACCGGGTCCCGGAGGGCTACAGCGACAGCGACCCCGGCCGGGACCTGCCGCAGAACTGCGCCGCCGTGCTGCACCAGGGGCAGGTCAGGGCCCGGTATGCCAAGCACCACCTGCCGAACTACGGCGTCTTCGACGAGGCGCGGATCTTCGCCCCCGGCCGGGACCTCACGGTCGTGCGCGTCGGCGACATCGACGTGGCCATCGCCATCTGCGAGGACCTGTGGCAGGAGGGCGGGCCGGTCTCGCTGACCCGGGACGCCGGCGCCGAGCTGCTGCTCGTCATCAACGGCTCGCCGTACGAGCAGGACAAGGACGACACCCGGCTGGAGCTGGCCTCCCGGCGCGCGGCCCAGGCCGGCTGCACCCTGGCCTACCTCAACCTGGTCGGCGGCCAGGACGACCTGGTCTTCGACGGCGACTCGGTCGTGGTCAGCGCCACCGGACAGGTCCTCGCCCGGGGCCGGCAGTTCGAGGAGCAGCTGCTGGTCGTCGACCTCGACCTCGAGGAGAGCACGGTCGACCCGCTGGCGGGCCTGCCCGCCGGCGTGCAGCACGTGGTCCTGTCCGAGACCCCCGTCGAGCCCTACGAGCCGGCGCCGGTCTCCCTGCCGCCGCGGCTGGACCCGGTGGGCGAGGTCTACCACGCCCTGACGCTGGGCCTGCGCGACTACGTGCGCAAGAACGGCTTCCGCTCGGTCCTGCTCGGGGTCTCCGGTGGCATCGACTCCACGCTCGTGGCGACCATCGCGGCCGACGCGATCGGCGGCGAGAACGTCGTCGGGGTGAGCAACCCGAGCAAGTACTCCAGCCAGCACTCCCGGGACGACGCGGCCGAGCTGGCCGCCAACCTCGGCCTCGACTACCGGGTCATCCCGATCGAGCCGATGGTCAGCGCGTTCCTCGACAACGTGAAGCTCAGCGGGGTGGCCGAGGAGAACCTCCAGGCGCGGGTGCGCGCCCTGGTCTGGATGGGCCTGTCCAACCAGGAGGGCCACCTGGTCCTGGCCAACAGCAACAAGAGCGAGCTGTCCGTGGGCTACTCGACCATCTACGGCGACAGCGTGGGGGGCTTCGCGCCGATCAAGGACGTGCCCAAGACGCTGGTCTGGGAGCTGGCCCGGTGGCGCAACGCCGAGGCGCTGCGCCGGGGCGAGAAGCCGCCGATCCCGGAGAACACCATCACCAAGGCGCCCTCGGCCGAGCTGCGCCCGGGCCAGGTCGACCAGGACTCGCTGCCGCCCTACGACCTGCTCGACGCGATCCTCGACCGCTACGTCGAGGGCGCCGAGGGCCGGGCCCAGCTCATCGCCGACGGCTACCCCACGGAGGTCGTCGACAAGGTCGTCTCCCTGGTGGACCGCGCGGAGTGGAAGCGGCGCCAGTTCGCCCCGGGCACGAAGATCACGGCCCTGGCCTTCGGCCGCGACCGCCGCCTGCCGATCACCAGCCGGTGGCGGGAGCAGGACTCGTGA
- a CDS encoding thioesterase family protein: protein MADSFFTPTDDQHTWQPTRATVGPWAPTMQHGGPPSALVVREAERRGAAAAEGPVDALRVSLDFFGPVTTDPVRVSGEVVRAGRSVTLVDVHLEQDGRTALRGSVWLVRRDTEGATPVVPGPESGLPGPEDLAPFEVWHFPYIEHFDWRVILGSTTQPGPAQVWARPLVPLVPDEEPTGLQRAVLIGDSGSGVSAELDWSDWSFVNVSLDVQLLRPMAPDWLLLDARTRLAGTGTGLTLTTLHDRAGVVGHVGQNLVVGRRG from the coding sequence GTGGCCGACTCGTTCTTCACCCCCACCGACGACCAGCACACCTGGCAGCCCACCCGGGCGACGGTCGGGCCCTGGGCCCCGACGATGCAGCACGGGGGCCCGCCGTCGGCGCTCGTGGTCCGGGAGGCCGAGCGGCGCGGGGCGGCCGCGGCCGAGGGACCGGTGGACGCGCTGCGGGTGAGCCTGGACTTCTTCGGACCGGTCACGACCGACCCGGTCCGCGTCAGCGGGGAGGTCGTGCGGGCCGGGCGCAGCGTCACCCTCGTGGACGTCCACCTCGAGCAGGACGGCCGCACCGCGCTGCGGGGCAGCGTGTGGCTGGTCCGCCGCGACACCGAGGGCGCCACCCCCGTGGTGCCCGGACCGGAGTCCGGCCTGCCCGGCCCCGAGGACCTGGCCCCGTTCGAGGTGTGGCACTTCCCCTACATCGAGCACTTCGACTGGCGCGTCATCCTCGGCTCCACGACCCAGCCCGGACCGGCCCAGGTGTGGGCCCGCCCACTGGTGCCGCTCGTCCCCGACGAGGAGCCGACCGGCCTGCAACGCGCCGTCCTGATCGGGGACTCCGGCAGCGGCGTGTCCGCCGAGCTCGACTGGAGTGACTGGTCCTTCGTCAACGTCAGCCTCGACGTGCAACTGCTGCGCCCGATGGCCCCCGACTGGCTGCTGCTGGACGCCCGGACCCGGCTGGCCGGCACGGGCACCGGCCTGACCCTGACCACGCTGCACGACCGGGCCGGGGTGGTCGGGCACGTCGGCCAGAACCTCGTGGTGGGCCGCAGGGGCTGA
- a CDS encoding phytoene desaturase family protein, translated as MSYDDVIIGAGHNGLTAAAYLARAGRKVLVLERADHVGGAAVSARAFPGVDAHLSRYSYLVSLLPRQIIADLGLDLDLVRRRFSSFTPVPTAPERGLLVDNGDEAATRAAFRTLTGSDAEHEQWQRFYGRMHHLAQRMFPTVLEPLRSADDVRALVADDELWSAVVERPLGEVLRDTFADDTVRGIVATDALIGTFADLDEASLAQNRCFLYHLIGGGTGDWDVPVGGMGAVTGALARAASDAGATLTTSADVVALDPDGTVTWQGADGREHEVTASGSVLANVAPVVLNRLLAATGAAPVETEEAPEGSQLKVNMLLSRLPRLRDGAVDPAGAFAGTFHINEGWEQLQQTYAAAARGEVPQLPPCEIYCHSLSDRSILGAELAASDAQTLTLFGLHMPARLFREDNDARREEALAATLRSLNSVLAEPIEDVLLRDGEGNPCLEARTPLDLEADLGLPAGNIFHRSLQWPWAEADGEVGTWGVETAYGKVLLAGAGARRGGGVSGIPGHNAAQAVLAR; from the coding sequence GTGAGCTACGACGACGTGATCATCGGGGCGGGGCACAACGGGCTGACGGCCGCGGCATACCTCGCCCGCGCCGGCCGGAAGGTGCTCGTGCTGGAGCGGGCCGACCACGTGGGGGGTGCCGCCGTCTCGGCGCGCGCCTTCCCCGGGGTCGACGCCCACCTGTCGCGCTACTCCTACCTGGTCTCGCTCCTGCCGCGGCAGATCATCGCCGACCTCGGCCTGGACCTGGACCTGGTGCGGCGCCGGTTCTCCTCCTTCACGCCGGTGCCGACCGCCCCCGAGCGCGGCCTGCTGGTCGACAACGGTGACGAGGCGGCGACCAGGGCGGCGTTCCGCACGCTGACCGGCTCAGACGCCGAACACGAGCAGTGGCAACGGTTCTACGGCCGGATGCACCACCTGGCGCAGCGGATGTTCCCGACCGTCCTGGAGCCGCTGCGCTCGGCGGATGACGTGCGCGCCCTCGTCGCGGACGACGAGCTGTGGTCCGCGGTCGTCGAGCGCCCGCTGGGCGAGGTCCTGCGCGACACCTTCGCGGACGACACGGTGCGCGGCATCGTCGCCACCGACGCGCTGATCGGCACCTTCGCCGACCTCGACGAGGCGTCCCTGGCCCAGAACCGCTGCTTCCTCTACCACCTCATCGGTGGCGGCACGGGGGACTGGGACGTCCCGGTCGGCGGCATGGGCGCGGTCACCGGCGCGCTGGCCCGGGCGGCCTCCGACGCCGGGGCCACGCTCACCACCAGCGCCGACGTCGTGGCGCTGGACCCCGACGGCACGGTCACCTGGCAGGGGGCCGACGGCCGCGAGCATGAGGTCACCGCCTCGGGCTCGGTCCTGGCCAACGTCGCCCCCGTGGTCCTCAACCGGCTGCTGGCCGCGACCGGGGCTGCGCCGGTGGAGACCGAGGAGGCGCCCGAGGGCTCCCAGCTGAAGGTCAACATGCTGCTGTCGCGGCTGCCCCGGCTGCGCGACGGGGCCGTCGACCCCGCCGGCGCCTTCGCGGGGACGTTCCACATCAACGAGGGCTGGGAGCAGCTCCAGCAGACGTATGCCGCGGCCGCACGCGGCGAGGTGCCGCAGCTGCCGCCGTGCGAGATCTACTGCCACAGCCTGTCCGACCGCAGCATCCTCGGCGCCGAGCTCGCCGCCAGCGACGCCCAGACCCTGACCCTCTTCGGGCTGCACATGCCGGCCCGCCTGTTCCGCGAGGACAACGACGCGCGCCGCGAGGAGGCTCTCGCGGCGACCCTGCGCTCGCTCAACTCCGTCCTCGCCGAGCCGATCGAGGACGTCCTGCTGCGCGACGGGGAGGGCAACCCGTGCCTGGAGGCGCGAACCCCGCTGGATCTCGAGGCCGACCTGGGCCTGCCGGCGGGCAACATCTTCCACCGCTCGCTGCAGTGGCCCTGGGCTGAGGCTGACGGTGAGGTGGGCACCTGGGGCGTGGAGACGGCATACGGCAAGGTGCTGCTCGCGGGGGCCGGTGCCCGCCGTGGCGGTGGGGTCAGCGGGATCCCGGGCCACAACGCGGCGCAGGCCGTCCTGGCGCGCTGA
- a CDS encoding helix-turn-helix transcriptional regulator, with amino-acid sequence MGTRLETPVVAGRVSELEVLRGCLERARTGGPHAVVVRGEAGVGKTHLVEAACRGSGSGRAILWGRCMRFGEAAVPGAPVLGALEAWLVGAGREEQDRVLAGAEDLAEVLPALGRSSGRLPEGRLLPLLETALSRVWLRAPAVLVVDDVHWADGTSLDLVAHILTGFSRQPLAVLLTCRDEVPDGHRIREWLADVRRLPPVTELRLSRLSEAETGEQLTALLGRDPGEPLVRTVFERSGGNPYVTELLTRGLPAEAQELPPGLPEELREALAATALRLSPGTVELLRIVAVAGRPMGWHQLVSVGSVRGMPEDAVARAVHEALDAGVLRIGVGHGCWFRHPLLAEVLYDGFVPGEAAAWHRAVATVVSEPSDRALHLERAGQPEEAFGASVEAADQANRVHAFAEESANLQRALRLWPEVRIALRRRAGDRRELLVRLSRAAHRAGEMDTAVRTLDQALVMTDREREPLEACRLLQERYYLWVASTAQTSGSGDPDEAVRLSSEHPGSPEHAEALAAKAFQLHWAGDPRALATAERSVAAATRSGSEQALARALLTRSIAGLGRPAALADAREAWQVAVRGDDVVLLEHACLQLSNCMDALGMLREAGWANAEALRLLSERGAGQLGAFLASIGAGQLLTVGEWEPARALLRDALALRGWDPVARWPGSSPRCSRSGKERPGRRVNTCAAPRSSCPSMPPCPACRSHGSRPSCAWQQASRRRRSMSWLPRFPCMPRRTHGQSRSSSSRARSRLRRWPSRLATAGTPRHCGKCVRTFRRSTWPPVGCRHPVPRPRATRCTPPGRRCGWRRLPPVTDRCVRPTCGPMPRTPVRRQTCPGRGPGRAWNRHAAVWPAARPGGRWPSLCARPPCWRHPWGLNRCSERSSSARRWPGCPSLSRPRSTGTGPDGPLGVLTHREREVLAHLAAGRSYAEVARALVISEKTVSVHVSNILRKTTTANRFEAASLARRHGLRPAD; translated from the coding sequence GTGGGGACACGGCTGGAGACCCCGGTCGTCGCGGGGCGGGTGTCCGAGCTAGAGGTGCTGCGCGGCTGCCTTGAGCGTGCGCGCACCGGGGGGCCGCACGCCGTGGTGGTGCGCGGTGAAGCGGGGGTGGGCAAGACCCACCTCGTCGAGGCCGCGTGCCGAGGGTCGGGTTCGGGGCGGGCGATCCTGTGGGGCCGGTGCATGCGGTTCGGCGAGGCTGCGGTCCCAGGCGCCCCGGTTCTGGGAGCCCTGGAGGCGTGGCTGGTCGGGGCCGGCCGGGAGGAACAGGACCGGGTCCTGGCCGGGGCGGAGGACCTGGCCGAGGTCCTGCCGGCTCTGGGTCGCTCGTCCGGACGGCTGCCGGAAGGCCGGCTGCTGCCCTTGCTGGAGACGGCGTTGTCCCGGGTGTGGCTGCGCGCGCCGGCGGTGTTGGTCGTCGACGACGTGCACTGGGCGGACGGGACGTCTCTCGACCTGGTGGCACACATCCTGACCGGCTTCTCCCGGCAGCCGTTGGCCGTGCTGCTCACCTGCCGTGATGAAGTGCCTGACGGGCACCGGATCCGCGAGTGGCTGGCGGACGTCCGCAGGCTGCCGCCGGTCACCGAGCTGCGCCTGTCCCGGCTGTCCGAGGCCGAGACCGGGGAACAGCTCACGGCCCTGCTCGGCCGTGACCCCGGCGAGCCCCTTGTGCGCACGGTCTTCGAGCGCTCGGGGGGCAACCCGTACGTGACCGAGCTGCTCACCCGAGGGCTGCCGGCGGAGGCGCAGGAGCTGCCGCCCGGTCTGCCCGAGGAGCTGCGGGAGGCGCTGGCGGCAACGGCGTTGCGGCTCTCGCCGGGCACCGTGGAGCTGCTGCGGATCGTCGCGGTGGCCGGCCGACCCATGGGCTGGCACCAGCTCGTCTCGGTCGGCTCGGTTCGCGGCATGCCGGAGGACGCGGTAGCCCGCGCAGTGCACGAGGCGCTGGACGCGGGGGTGCTGCGGATCGGGGTCGGGCACGGGTGCTGGTTCCGGCACCCCCTGCTCGCCGAGGTGCTCTACGACGGCTTCGTCCCGGGGGAGGCGGCCGCGTGGCACCGCGCTGTCGCGACGGTCGTGAGCGAGCCCTCGGACCGAGCCTTGCACCTGGAGCGCGCGGGCCAGCCCGAGGAGGCTTTCGGCGCATCGGTGGAGGCAGCGGACCAGGCCAACCGGGTCCACGCGTTTGCCGAGGAGAGCGCCAACCTGCAGCGGGCGCTGCGCCTGTGGCCAGAGGTCCGTATCGCGCTGCGCCGCCGCGCCGGGGACCGGCGCGAGCTTCTCGTCCGGCTGAGCCGGGCAGCCCACCGCGCGGGCGAGATGGACACCGCGGTGCGCACCCTGGACCAGGCCCTGGTGATGACCGACCGTGAACGCGAGCCCCTCGAGGCGTGCCGCCTCCTGCAGGAGCGCTACTACCTGTGGGTGGCCAGCACCGCCCAGACATCCGGGTCCGGCGACCCGGACGAAGCAGTACGGCTGAGCTCCGAGCATCCGGGTTCACCGGAGCACGCAGAGGCGCTCGCAGCCAAGGCGTTCCAGCTCCACTGGGCCGGCGACCCGCGGGCGCTCGCGACCGCCGAGCGGTCGGTCGCGGCCGCGACACGTTCCGGCTCGGAGCAGGCGCTGGCGCGTGCCCTGTTGACCCGGTCCATCGCCGGCCTCGGCAGGCCTGCTGCCCTGGCCGACGCGCGGGAGGCGTGGCAGGTCGCCGTCCGGGGTGACGACGTGGTGCTCCTGGAGCACGCGTGTCTCCAGCTGTCCAACTGCATGGACGCGCTGGGCATGTTGAGGGAGGCCGGGTGGGCCAACGCCGAGGCGCTGCGCCTGCTCAGTGAGCGGGGGGCCGGGCAGCTCGGGGCGTTCCTGGCCAGCATCGGAGCCGGGCAGCTGCTCACGGTCGGTGAGTGGGAACCGGCCCGAGCGCTGCTGCGCGACGCGCTCGCCCTGCGGGGGTGGGATCCAGTGGCGCGATGGCCCGGCTCGTCGCCGCGCTGCTCGCGGTCCGGGAAGGAGCGCCCGGGCAGGCGCGTCAACACCTGCGCCGCGCCGAGGAGCTCGTGCCCGAGCATGCCACCCTGCCCGGCATGCCGTTCGCACGGGTCGCGGCCGAGCTGTGCCTGGCAACAGGCGAGCCGCAGAAGGCGTTCGATGTCGTGGCTGCCGCGCTTCCCGTGCATGCCGAGGCGGACCCACGGGCAGTCGAGGAGCTCCTCGTCCAGGGCTCGCTCGCGTCTGCGGCGCTGGCCCAGCAGGCTCGCGACCGCCGGGACCCCGAGGCACTGCGGCAAGTGCGTTCGAACCTTCAGGCGCTCGACCTGGCCGCCCGTGGGGTGCCGCCACCCGGTGCCCCGGCCGCGGGCGACCCGGTGTACGCCGCCTGGCAGGCGTTGCGGCTGGCGGCGGCTGCCGCCTGTCACGGATCGGTGCGTCAGGCCGACCTGTGGGCCGATGCCGCGGACGCCTGTGCGGCGGCAGACCTGCCCTGGGAGAGGGCCCGGGCGCGCCTGGAACAGGCACGCAGCGGTCTGGCCCGCGGCGCGGCCAGGCGGCAGGTGGCCGAGCCTCTGCGCGAGGCCGCCGTGCTGGCGGCATCCCTGGGGGCTCAACCGCTGCAGCGAGAGGTCGTCGAGTGCTCGGCGCTGGCCCGGCTGCCCATCGCTGTCCCGGCCACGGTCGACCGGGACAGGGCCCGACGGGCCGTTGGGTGTGCTCACCCACCGGGAGCGCGAGGTGCTTGCCCACCTCGCCGCAGGACGGTCGTACGCAGAAGTGGCGCGGGCTCTGGTCATCAGCGAGAAGACGGTGAGCGTCCACGTCTCCAACATCCTGCGCAAGACGACCACGGCCAACCGGTTCGAGGCAGCGTCCCTGGCTCGCCGGCACGGGCTCCGACCCGCGGACTGA